A genomic region of Chrysiogenia bacterium contains the following coding sequences:
- a CDS encoding PQQ-binding-like beta-propeller repeat protein, with amino-acid sequence MARHALLVLLGALLLGGCGLPAKRGIAWSWPENLSELDTYWYAFNPDASADAPYECGSGRVARYCPKGAELPEELRLRLQARRILDGVGGFGGPAALESLIHSGDRAYFLSSDDSVYAFDASTGAVDWAIEGPLGYDCRGELVLAADRLILACRHNLGRDHSLIAFDPATGQTLATAQLDAAPAAVFARGANVGVVLGDGSLWHWAPGTDAPEMRGELPDRFHSLFDAIGTGVYEPAPTLVSDGVIYVGGATNLWALGEDLAEKWHAGLPGKAQAIVAMDERVVVLANTGQAALFEKSTGSELAQLDAGELDVNWLLASVGKSLGWELTQVAADHSGQIVFCEFRGLCLGLSADLSRLRWAGRVAERLKRNRPYVVGDRLLIEAPGGNLIVVPGLPLGTGPQSSN; translated from the coding sequence ATGGCAAGGCACGCACTGCTTGTGCTCCTGGGGGCGCTGCTCCTTGGCGGTTGCGGGCTCCCTGCCAAACGCGGGATCGCCTGGTCCTGGCCCGAGAACCTCTCGGAACTCGACACTTACTGGTATGCGTTCAATCCCGATGCGAGCGCCGACGCCCCCTACGAGTGCGGCAGCGGGCGCGTTGCGCGTTACTGCCCGAAGGGCGCGGAACTTCCCGAAGAACTCCGCCTTCGCCTGCAGGCCCGGCGCATCCTTGATGGGGTCGGCGGCTTTGGCGGCCCGGCAGCACTCGAATCCCTCATCCATTCGGGTGATCGGGCCTATTTCCTGAGCAGCGACGACTCGGTTTACGCCTTTGACGCGAGCACGGGCGCGGTGGACTGGGCCATCGAGGGGCCGCTTGGCTACGACTGCCGCGGCGAGTTGGTCCTTGCCGCAGACCGGCTCATCCTCGCCTGCCGGCACAATCTTGGGCGCGACCACTCACTCATCGCTTTTGATCCAGCCACGGGGCAGACGCTGGCAACCGCGCAGCTGGATGCCGCTCCGGCGGCTGTGTTTGCGCGCGGCGCAAACGTGGGCGTGGTGCTGGGTGACGGCAGCCTCTGGCACTGGGCGCCCGGCACGGACGCGCCCGAGATGCGCGGCGAGCTTCCCGACCGTTTCCATTCGCTCTTCGATGCGATCGGTACGGGCGTTTACGAGCCCGCACCGACGCTGGTGAGTGACGGGGTAATCTACGTGGGCGGCGCCACCAATCTCTGGGCCTTGGGCGAAGATCTCGCCGAGAAATGGCATGCGGGGTTGCCGGGCAAGGCGCAGGCGATCGTGGCGATGGACGAGCGCGTGGTCGTGCTGGCAAATACCGGGCAGGCGGCCTTGTTTGAGAAATCTACGGGAAGTGAGCTGGCGCAGCTCGATGCAGGCGAGCTCGACGTCAACTGGTTGCTGGCCTCCGTTGGCAAATCGCTGGGCTGGGAACTGACCCAGGTTGCCGCAGATCACTCCGGCCAGATCGTCTTCTGCGAGTTCCGCGGCCTTTGCCTCGGTCTTAGCGCCGATCTCTCCAGATTGCGCTGGGCGGGCCGCGTGGCAGAGCGGCTCAAGCGAAACCGCCCCTATGTTGTGGGCGACCGCCTGCTCATCGAAGCTCCGGGCGGCAACCTGATCGTGGTGCCGGGGCTGCCGCTTGGCACAGGGCCGCAAAGCTCCAACTAA